A DNA window from Marinobacter alexandrii contains the following coding sequences:
- a CDS encoding M20/M25/M40 family metallo-hydrolase translates to MKKILLIPALLFVFILNGQEVIDAASIEKIKEEGLNNSQVEKIAFELIDKAGPRLSNSKGYERAVTYAINQLSEWGLENATKEAWGEFGRGWEVNKSYVAMTKPYYMPFIAVPKAWTESTEGAISGKVLFVEINSEEDFDKYRGKLKGAIVAFKPRGDQSPNFKADARRYSEDDLGEMEEPRAARSTYTPDQIAAFRKRREFSGKLNTFLTEEGVAVIIKGVNGRHGTLFTSSPRGYLKDTPKGATELEMAPEHANLMARLVENGVEVEMEAEVKTTFDTEDLQGYNVVAEIPGSDKKLKSEVVMLGGHLDSWHGATGATDNGAGVIVMMEAVRILKAVGLKPKRTIRIALWGGEEQGIFGSRNYVKNHFGDAETMSLKSEQKKISAYYNIDNGTGRIRGIYLQGNEEVGPIFKNWFSSFDDIMENTTITARNTGGTDHLGFDAIGIPGFQFIQDPVEYWSRTHHTNMDTYERLVIDDLKQIATIVAGFVYNTAMRDEMLPREVIEIKE, encoded by the coding sequence ATGAAAAAAATACTACTTATCCCGGCACTGCTATTTGTTTTTATTTTAAATGGTCAGGAAGTGATTGATGCAGCATCAATCGAAAAAATTAAGGAAGAAGGCCTCAACAATTCACAAGTAGAGAAAATTGCTTTTGAATTGATTGATAAAGCAGGCCCAAGGCTATCCAATTCGAAAGGGTATGAAAGAGCCGTTACTTATGCGATCAATCAATTATCTGAGTGGGGATTGGAAAATGCAACGAAAGAGGCTTGGGGAGAATTTGGTAGAGGTTGGGAAGTTAACAAGAGTTATGTGGCGATGACCAAACCTTATTATATGCCGTTTATCGCCGTGCCGAAAGCGTGGACGGAAAGCACTGAAGGTGCCATTTCTGGTAAAGTACTTTTTGTAGAGATCAATAGTGAAGAGGATTTTGATAAGTATCGAGGGAAGCTGAAAGGAGCTATTGTTGCATTCAAGCCTCGCGGTGATCAATCTCCTAACTTTAAGGCTGATGCACGCCGCTACTCAGAGGATGATCTCGGTGAGATGGAAGAACCAAGAGCGGCAAGAAGTACTTATACCCCCGATCAAATCGCCGCTTTTCGCAAGCGAAGAGAATTCAGCGGAAAACTCAATACGTTCCTAACGGAAGAAGGTGTTGCAGTCATAATTAAGGGGGTAAATGGGCGTCATGGGACGCTCTTCACTAGCAGTCCTCGTGGATACTTAAAAGATACACCTAAGGGGGCTACTGAGTTGGAGATGGCACCTGAGCATGCTAACCTCATGGCCAGATTAGTAGAAAATGGGGTAGAAGTTGAGATGGAAGCAGAAGTAAAAACAACTTTTGATACAGAAGACCTCCAAGGGTATAATGTGGTTGCAGAAATTCCAGGCTCTGACAAAAAACTAAAGTCAGAAGTAGTAATGCTAGGAGGTCATTTGGATTCTTGGCATGGAGCAACCGGGGCAACAGATAATGGTGCGGGCGTTATCGTGATGATGGAAGCTGTTAGAATCTTAAAAGCTGTCGGCCTAAAGCCAAAAAGAACTATTCGAATTGCGCTTTGGGGAGGTGAGGAGCAAGGTATTTTCGGATCACGTAATTATGTGAAAAATCATTTTGGAGATGCTGAAACAATGAGTTTGAAATCCGAACAAAAGAAAATATCTGCCTATTATAACATCGATAATGGTACGGGGCGAATTCGAGGTATCTACCTTCAGGGCAATGAAGAAGTAGGTCCAATTTTTAAAAATTGGTTTAGTTCATTTGATGACATAATGGAAAATACGACGATCACTGCTAGAAATACGGGAGGTACTGATCATTTAGGATTTGATGCTATTGGTATACCAGGTTTTCAGTTCATTCAAGACCCTGTAGAGTATTGGTCCAGAACGCACCATACCAATATGGATACCTATGAGCGATTAGTAATCGATGACCTGAAACAGATAGCTACTATCGTTGCAGGTTTTGTGTATAATACGGCGATGAGGGATGAGATGCTTCCTAGAGAAGTGATAGAGATCAAAGAATAA
- the mnmE gene encoding tRNA uridine-5-carboxymethylaminomethyl(34) synthesis GTPase MnmE, which produces MSHINDTITALATPPGQGAIGIIRVSGPETISIVNELFKGKNLLEVASHTIHLGTIRNDQNEIIDEVLVSIFKGPHSYTKEDVIEISSHGSQYILQKVLSLLVTKGARLAKPGEFTQKAFLNGRFDLAQAEAVADLIASENASMQQTAMKQMRGGFSNEIKTLREQLVHFASMIELELDFAEEDVEFADRQGLIDLINKIQILIQSLIASFEYGNVIKNGVPTVIVGKPNAGKSTLLNALLNEEKAIVSDVAGTTRDFIEDQIYLDGIAFRFIDTAGIRETDDEVEIIGVRRTLEKMKQAGLVIYLFDLVNESIESIEEQLKGLLSSDVPFIIVGNKMDQADTFLQDRLIKENAVFISAKEKNNLEALKERLKSFIDIPTQSNVVVTNARHLQSLQQTDDALNRVIEGINMQMSNDLVAQDIRSALFHLGEITGEVTTDDLLENIFSKFCIGK; this is translated from the coding sequence ATGTCTCATATCAATGACACTATTACAGCACTTGCCACACCTCCAGGACAGGGCGCCATTGGAATTATTCGCGTCTCTGGACCTGAGACGATTTCAATAGTAAATGAGCTATTTAAGGGAAAAAACCTCCTAGAGGTAGCTTCTCATACGATTCATCTTGGTACCATCAGGAATGATCAGAATGAGATCATTGATGAAGTGCTTGTTTCTATTTTCAAAGGGCCCCACTCCTATACGAAGGAGGACGTTATTGAGATCTCCAGTCATGGATCACAATACATCCTTCAGAAAGTTTTGAGCCTCCTGGTTACTAAAGGAGCTCGCTTGGCCAAACCGGGAGAGTTCACACAGAAAGCTTTTCTTAATGGGCGATTTGATTTGGCACAAGCTGAAGCAGTAGCTGATCTTATCGCATCGGAGAATGCAAGCATGCAGCAGACAGCTATGAAACAAATGCGTGGTGGATTTTCAAACGAAATCAAAACCCTGAGAGAGCAACTCGTACACTTCGCATCCATGATCGAATTGGAGCTTGACTTTGCGGAAGAGGATGTGGAGTTTGCAGATAGGCAAGGCCTGATTGATTTGATCAATAAAATTCAAATACTTATTCAGTCTTTGATTGCCAGTTTTGAATACGGAAATGTCATTAAAAATGGTGTCCCTACCGTCATCGTTGGGAAGCCCAATGCTGGCAAGTCTACACTTCTAAATGCTTTGTTAAATGAGGAGAAAGCTATTGTATCGGATGTAGCAGGAACTACGCGTGATTTTATAGAAGATCAAATCTACCTCGATGGTATTGCTTTCCGTTTCATAGACACAGCAGGCATAAGAGAAACAGATGATGAAGTAGAAATCATTGGTGTGCGCCGAACATTGGAGAAGATGAAACAAGCAGGGCTTGTTATCTACCTATTTGATCTAGTGAATGAATCAATTGAATCGATTGAAGAGCAGCTTAAAGGGCTGTTGTCATCTGACGTGCCATTCATCATTGTGGGTAATAAAATGGATCAAGCGGATACATTTTTGCAAGATCGATTGATCAAGGAAAATGCGGTATTCATTTCTGCTAAGGAAAAAAACAATCTGGAAGCGCTGAAAGAGCGACTGAAGTCATTCATAGATATTCCTACTCAAAGCAACGTTGTTGTGACCAATGCCCGTCATTTGCAAAGCCTACAACAAACCGATGATGCCTTGAACCGAGTGATCGAAGGAATCAATATGCAGATGAGTAACGACCTGGTAGCACAAGACATACGCTCTGCACTCTTCCACTTGGGAGAAATCACTGGTGAAGTCACCACGGATGACTTGTTGGAGAATATTTTTAGTAAGTTCTGTATTGGGAAGTAG
- a CDS encoding metalloregulator ArsR/SmtB family transcription factor has product MRRDVFQAIADPTRREIIGLVSHQSRNVNELADNFDMSRPAVSKHVRILRECGLVKIEKKGRERYCHAELDKLGEIALWVHQYRRFWNTSLDKLEALLKEDTNNK; this is encoded by the coding sequence ATGCGTAGAGATGTATTTCAAGCAATAGCAGATCCCACTAGAAGAGAGATTATTGGATTAGTCTCTCATCAATCCAGAAATGTGAATGAACTGGCTGACAACTTTGATATGAGCAGGCCGGCAGTATCTAAGCATGTCCGTATTCTTAGAGAATGTGGATTAGTCAAGATTGAGAAGAAAGGGAGAGAGCGTTACTGTCATGCTGAGCTAGATAAACTTGGGGAGATTGCATTATGGGTGCATCAATACAGACGTTTCTGGAATACAAGCCTTGATAAGTTAGAGGCTCTATTAAAAGAAGACACAAACAATAAATAA
- a CDS encoding SRPBCC family protein, with the protein MDKYGKLINDHTIQFERLLPGPIERVWEYLTDADKRALWFAGGEMDNNSGGKVEYQFNHNNLSPAKDPMPEKYKGMEGGTISVADVLTYDEPHLLIIGWEGGEVTFKLEEIDDQVKLTLTHSNLPNDKDKRVGTMGGWHTHLDILVDRMNGKDPKGFWSVHMNMEKEYTEIFF; encoded by the coding sequence ATGGATAAATACGGCAAATTAATCAACGATCACACCATTCAATTTGAACGCCTTTTGCCTGGCCCGATAGAACGTGTTTGGGAATACCTTACCGACGCAGATAAACGTGCGCTATGGTTTGCAGGAGGAGAGATGGATAACAACTCAGGAGGAAAGGTTGAATATCAATTCAATCACAATAATCTTTCACCTGCTAAAGACCCCATGCCTGAAAAGTATAAAGGTATGGAAGGTGGAACGATCTCCGTTGCTGATGTACTAACCTATGATGAACCACATCTTCTGATAATCGGATGGGAAGGAGGAGAGGTAACCTTCAAATTAGAAGAAATTGATGATCAAGTTAAGCTCACACTAACACATTCCAATTTACCAAACGATAAGGACAAGCGTGTAGGAACAATGGGTGGCTGGCACACGCATTTAGATATTCTCGTAGATCGAATGAACGGAAAAGACCCCAAAGGATTTTGGAGTGTTCATATGAATATGGAAAAGGAATATACTGAAATCTTCTTTTGA
- a CDS encoding SRPBCC family protein, whose translation MNKYGELIDPTTLQFERILPGPIERVWEYLTDVDKRKKWFTGGSSSLEVGGNIAFVFNNNQLSSPLESPPAKYEEFGDGFVSQAKVIKCEAPHLFVIEWEGVVTFRLETLDEGVKLTLTHEKLQDDKETRVGTMAGWHTHLDILSDQLSRRAHEGGFWTTHMALEEAYEKLV comes from the coding sequence ATGAATAAATATGGAGAACTAATAGACCCCACTACGCTACAATTTGAACGTATACTTCCAGGCCCAATCGAACGAGTTTGGGAGTATCTGACTGATGTAGACAAACGCAAGAAATGGTTTACAGGAGGCAGCTCAAGTCTTGAAGTTGGGGGCAACATAGCCTTCGTTTTCAATAACAACCAACTTTCCTCCCCATTGGAATCACCTCCAGCTAAGTATGAGGAATTTGGAGATGGTTTTGTTTCCCAAGCTAAAGTCATTAAATGTGAAGCTCCACATTTATTCGTGATTGAGTGGGAAGGAGTGGTGACATTTAGACTTGAGACTTTGGATGAAGGTGTTAAACTTACACTAACGCATGAAAAACTTCAAGACGACAAAGAAACGCGAGTCGGAACAATGGCTGGGTGGCATACACACTTGGATATTCTTTCTGATCAATTATCACGGAGAGCACACGAAGGCGGCTTTTGGACTACTCATATGGCTCTCGAGGAAGCTTACGAGAAACTAGTGTAG
- a CDS encoding sterol desaturase family protein — protein MDFNPIILSIPIYFILIGFELIFQLVKNVKIYRTNDAISNIGCGIFSQVTNAIWGVVSIGIYQYTYQYWSITQIPNTWWSYLILFLLIDLCYYWFHRASHEVNFLWNTAHVVHHQSEDYNLSVALRQASFGGVFSMVFYLPLALVGFNTYAFLIVKGINLIYQFWIHTEAINKLPRWFEYLFNTPSHHRVHHGRNPKYIDRNHAGTLMIWDRMFGTFQAEEEKPTYGVTKPANTWNPIWANILPLVDMTKQMKSTPGFWNKLKVLFYKPGWKPVELGGYQMAPEVDKKTYQKYDEHPHMPMIRYVFVQFILVLILTAYFLFTLKQYDFYVKLALAGFIMWSITQLGILMENRKKLDSG, from the coding sequence ATGGATTTTAATCCGATCATTCTATCGATTCCGATCTATTTTATTTTGATAGGGTTTGAATTGATTTTTCAATTGGTCAAGAATGTAAAAATCTATCGAACAAACGATGCAATTTCCAATATTGGTTGTGGAATATTCTCTCAGGTAACGAATGCCATTTGGGGTGTTGTCTCCATAGGTATATATCAATACACCTACCAATATTGGTCTATCACTCAAATACCTAATACATGGTGGAGCTACCTTATCCTATTCCTGTTGATTGACCTTTGTTATTATTGGTTTCATAGAGCGAGCCATGAAGTGAATTTCCTGTGGAATACTGCTCATGTAGTACATCATCAAAGCGAAGATTACAACCTATCTGTTGCGCTTCGACAAGCTTCTTTTGGTGGTGTCTTCTCCATGGTGTTTTACCTTCCATTGGCTCTCGTTGGATTCAATACTTATGCATTCCTGATAGTTAAGGGAATCAACCTGATTTATCAATTCTGGATACATACGGAAGCTATAAATAAACTTCCAAGATGGTTTGAATATCTATTCAATACTCCATCTCATCATCGTGTGCATCATGGACGAAATCCAAAGTACATCGATCGAAATCATGCCGGGACATTGATGATTTGGGATCGAATGTTTGGAACATTCCAAGCGGAAGAAGAAAAACCTACCTATGGGGTAACCAAACCGGCAAATACCTGGAACCCAATTTGGGCCAACATTCTACCTCTTGTAGATATGACTAAGCAAATGAAATCCACTCCTGGTTTCTGGAATAAGCTAAAGGTGCTCTTCTACAAACCTGGCTGGAAGCCTGTGGAACTTGGTGGCTATCAGATGGCTCCAGAAGTTGATAAGAAGACTTACCAGAAGTATGATGAGCACCCACACATGCCTATGATCCGGTATGTGTTTGTTCAATTCATCCTGGTGTTGATTTTAACTGCTTATTTTCTATTTACACTCAAGCAGTATGACTTCTATGTCAAACTAGCTCTGGCAGGATTCATTATGTGGTCAATCACTCAACTGGGAATTTTGATGGAGAATAGAAAAAAATTGGATTCCGGGTGA
- a CDS encoding DNA topoisomerase IV subunit B, producing the protein MAEAIYTEDSIKSLDWKEHIRLRPGMYIGKLGDGSSPDDGIYVLVKEIIDNSIDEHMMGHGRTIEVKVTDHRVTVRDYGRGIPLGKVVDCVSKINTGGKYDSGAFQKSVGLNGVGTKAVNALSNYFKVQSYRDGETKVAEFERGEVTNDSNVKKAEGRNGTQIIFEPDDSVFKNYHFIPEYLDNLMWNYAYLNAGLTIVLNGKKYHSENGLKDLLTRKADVENIRYPIIHLRGEDIEMALTHANQYGEEYYSFVNGQYTTQGGTHLAAFREAVVKTVREFYGKNFDAADVRSAVIGAIAVRVQEPVFESQTKTKLGSQNVGPEGPTMRTFVNDFVKTELDNFLHRNSSTADALLKRIQQSERERKEIAGIKKLANDRAKKANLHNKKLRDCRIHFNDKKGDDAIKDETMVFITEGDSASGSITKSRSVQTQAVFSLRGKPFNCFGHTKKVVYENEEFNLLQHALNIEDGLEGLRYRKIVIATDADVDGMHIRLLLLTYFLQFFPELVRNNHIFILETPLFRVRNKKETIYCYSEDERRNAIAKLGSKPEITRFKGLGEISPGEFAEFIGDNIRLDPVILQKDTSIQDLLTFYMGKNTPDRQQFIIDKLRVEKDLVEEKVEVI; encoded by the coding sequence ATGGCTGAAGCGATATATACTGAGGATAGTATCAAATCACTGGATTGGAAAGAACATATTCGACTTAGACCTGGGATGTACATTGGTAAGTTGGGGGATGGAAGTTCGCCTGATGATGGTATCTATGTATTGGTAAAAGAAATCATTGATAATAGCATCGATGAACACATGATGGGACATGGTCGTACCATCGAAGTGAAAGTAACTGATCACCGGGTGACAGTGCGTGATTATGGCCGAGGAATCCCTCTTGGAAAAGTGGTGGATTGTGTAAGTAAAATCAACACTGGTGGTAAGTATGACTCTGGCGCTTTCCAAAAATCAGTAGGCCTAAATGGCGTTGGTACGAAAGCTGTAAATGCTTTATCGAATTACTTCAAAGTTCAGAGCTACAGAGACGGAGAGACGAAAGTGGCTGAATTTGAAAGAGGAGAAGTAACCAATGATTCGAATGTCAAAAAAGCGGAGGGACGAAATGGTACGCAAATCATTTTTGAACCTGATGATAGCGTTTTCAAAAACTATCATTTCATTCCTGAATATCTGGACAATTTGATGTGGAATTACGCCTATCTAAATGCAGGTTTGACAATCGTTTTGAATGGAAAAAAATATCATTCTGAAAACGGACTAAAAGACCTTTTGACTCGCAAAGCAGACGTAGAAAACATTCGTTATCCAATCATTCATTTAAGAGGAGAAGATATTGAAATGGCACTTACTCACGCCAATCAGTATGGAGAAGAATACTACTCGTTTGTCAATGGCCAATATACAACACAAGGAGGGACTCACCTTGCAGCTTTTCGTGAGGCTGTTGTTAAAACCGTACGAGAATTTTACGGGAAAAACTTCGATGCGGCAGATGTTCGTTCGGCCGTAATAGGAGCTATAGCTGTACGAGTACAGGAGCCAGTGTTTGAGAGCCAAACAAAAACGAAACTTGGTTCTCAAAATGTAGGGCCCGAAGGTCCGACTATGCGAACCTTTGTCAATGATTTTGTGAAAACAGAATTAGATAATTTTCTCCACCGGAACTCAAGTACAGCGGATGCATTGTTGAAACGAATTCAACAATCTGAACGCGAGAGAAAGGAAATAGCGGGCATTAAAAAATTGGCGAATGACAGAGCTAAGAAAGCCAACCTTCACAACAAAAAACTAAGGGATTGCCGTATTCATTTCAATGATAAAAAGGGAGACGATGCGATCAAGGATGAGACCATGGTTTTCATCACGGAGGGAGATTCAGCAAGTGGATCAATTACGAAATCACGTAGCGTACAAACTCAGGCTGTCTTTTCTCTTAGAGGTAAGCCATTCAATTGTTTTGGGCATACCAAGAAAGTAGTTTATGAAAATGAAGAATTCAACTTGCTACAACATGCACTGAATATAGAAGATGGACTGGAGGGGTTACGATATCGAAAGATTGTTATTGCAACAGATGCTGATGTAGATGGTATGCATATTCGCTTGCTTCTGCTAACATATTTCTTGCAATTCTTTCCTGAGCTGGTTAGAAACAATCATATTTTTATTTTGGAGACTCCTCTATTCAGGGTTAGAAATAAGAAGGAAACGATCTATTGTTATAGTGAAGATGAGCGAAGGAATGCAATTGCTAAGCTTGGAAGTAAACCTGAAATCACACGATTCAAAGGATTAGGAGAGATAAGCCCTGGAGAGTTTGCTGAATTCATTGGAGATAATATTCGTCTAGATCCGGTTATTCTTCAAAAAGACACTAGTATCCAAGACCTGCTAACATTCTATATGGGTAAGAACACACCTGATCGTCAGCAATTTATTATAGATAAACTTCGTGTGGAGAAAGACTTGGTAGAGGAAAAAGTAGAAGTTATTTGA
- a CDS encoding SatD family protein produces the protein MNRFILMADIVSSHEKDSKTLMSDFQVLVKWTNMIYGESIESPLTITLGDEFQGIVTSASKGIDIILAMEEYILEEEFDFKLRYVLNEGDVETPINKEKAYEMLGPGLTDARNMLNGMKKENGRFLVSINASEEINKMMKITQHFIDGWHPKDRSTVSGFLQGHDYKALAKIQQKDDSSLWRRRKSLAIDEYLLCKEVIHHLIDG, from the coding sequence ATGAACAGGTTCATTCTTATGGCGGATATCGTGAGTAGTCACGAAAAAGATAGTAAGACACTTATGTCAGACTTTCAGGTGCTGGTAAAGTGGACCAATATGATATATGGAGAATCGATTGAGTCGCCACTTACAATTACGTTGGGAGACGAATTTCAAGGCATTGTAACATCGGCATCCAAAGGAATTGATATCATTCTCGCAATGGAAGAATACATTTTAGAGGAAGAATTTGATTTCAAGTTACGCTATGTACTGAATGAAGGAGATGTAGAAACTCCCATTAACAAGGAAAAAGCGTACGAAATGTTGGGTCCAGGTCTAACGGATGCTCGAAACATGTTGAACGGAATGAAGAAAGAAAATGGACGCTTTCTGGTATCAATTAACGCAAGCGAGGAGATCAATAAAATGATGAAAATCACGCAACACTTCATTGATGGTTGGCATCCCAAAGACAGGAGCACAGTCTCTGGTTTTTTGCAAGGACATGATTATAAAGCTCTGGCTAAAATTCAGCAGAAGGATGATTCCTCTCTTTGGAGGAGAAGGAAGAGCCTGGCGATTGATGAGTATCTACTATGTAAGGAAGTTATACACCACCTAATAGATGGATAA
- a CDS encoding DNA gyrase/topoisomerase IV subunit A — MGEEHEREDEIQDVIPISGMYENWFLDYASYVILERAVPAINDGLKPVQRRILHAMKEMDDGRYNKVANIIGSAMQYHPHGDASIGDAIVNLGQKDLLIDTQGNWGDVRTGDSAAAARYIEARLSKFALEVIFNPQTTKWQLSYDGRKKEPITFPVKFPLLLAQGVEGIAVGLSTKMLPHNFCEILEGCIAILKGKKVKLYPDFLTGGKVDVSDYNDGKRGGKVRVRAVIEELDKSTLVIKEIPYATTTTSLIESIVKANDKGKIKIKQVVDNTAKDIEILVSLASGTSPDITMDALYAFTDCEVSISPNACVIVDDKPMFLGISEILNQSVDQTVDLLRQELEIEKSELKEKIFFSNLLKIFINEGMYKHPDYENSGDLQKCYEVLHTLFTPFFDIFYREITNEDYKRLIDKPLSSITRFDTSKVDAQIQDLTDQIGRVDHNLDNLTEYAIAYYQNLLEKYGKGRERKTEITNFDTINVTVVAANNAKLYVNRKDGFVGYGLKKDEFVSDCSDIDDIIAFTGDGKCVVTRIQDKTFVGKDILYAGVFKKNDERMVYNLAYLDAGSGKTYVKRFQVLSVTRDREYDLTKGAKGSKVLYFTANPNGEAELVTASLTQSSSARKKIFDFDFSELEIKGRGAGGNILTKYPVRKVVLKEEGKSTLGGVDIWYDPTIGRLNREDRGDLLGNFMSEDQIAVFYKDGNYETTSFELTNHYDFNNVMGIYKLESDTSFNAIHYDGESKTFYVKRFIIETNTPDKKFPFVTEARSSKLVFISKGIETDVEVTYKEGRKHEKKKLDLMSLIDIKGWKAIGNKLPVQQVISVDLIKDEKPEPIIDLDAIKDTIKIEIEEEDEENQLGLFGEKKE, encoded by the coding sequence ATGGGAGAAGAACACGAAAGAGAAGATGAAATACAAGATGTCATTCCTATATCAGGAATGTACGAAAACTGGTTTTTGGATTATGCTTCTTATGTAATCCTTGAACGAGCCGTTCCTGCTATCAATGATGGATTGAAACCGGTACAACGTAGGATTCTGCATGCCATGAAGGAGATGGATGACGGTCGTTATAATAAAGTTGCCAACATCATTGGTAGCGCTATGCAATACCATCCGCATGGAGACGCATCTATAGGAGACGCCATTGTCAACTTAGGCCAAAAGGATTTACTGATAGATACTCAAGGAAACTGGGGAGATGTCCGAACAGGCGATTCAGCAGCCGCAGCTCGATACATTGAGGCACGTCTGTCCAAGTTTGCCCTAGAAGTCATCTTCAACCCTCAGACAACTAAATGGCAACTATCATATGATGGTAGAAAGAAAGAACCAATTACATTCCCAGTAAAGTTTCCATTGCTGCTTGCACAAGGTGTGGAAGGCATTGCCGTGGGCCTTTCCACAAAGATGTTACCTCATAACTTCTGTGAGATCCTTGAAGGCTGTATTGCAATACTAAAAGGAAAGAAAGTCAAATTATACCCTGACTTCCTTACGGGAGGAAAGGTTGACGTCAGCGATTACAATGACGGCAAGCGAGGTGGCAAAGTCCGTGTAAGAGCTGTGATAGAAGAGCTGGATAAGTCTACATTGGTGATCAAAGAGATACCGTATGCAACTACAACTACGTCTCTAATAGAGTCGATAGTTAAAGCAAACGATAAGGGGAAGATAAAGATTAAACAGGTGGTAGATAATACTGCTAAAGATATTGAGATATTGGTGAGTCTCGCATCTGGAACATCACCAGACATCACTATGGATGCGCTTTATGCATTTACGGATTGTGAAGTTTCTATCTCTCCAAATGCCTGTGTGATTGTAGATGATAAGCCTATGTTTTTGGGCATATCAGAAATACTAAATCAATCTGTTGATCAGACGGTTGATCTTTTAAGGCAAGAGCTGGAAATTGAAAAATCGGAGCTGAAAGAGAAGATATTCTTTAGCAATTTGCTTAAAATTTTCATCAATGAAGGGATGTATAAACATCCGGACTATGAGAACTCCGGTGACCTTCAAAAATGCTATGAAGTCTTACATACTTTGTTTACTCCGTTTTTTGACATCTTCTACAGAGAGATTACGAATGAAGATTACAAACGACTCATTGACAAACCGTTGAGTAGTATCACACGCTTTGACACAAGCAAAGTAGATGCGCAAATTCAGGATTTAACTGATCAGATAGGTAGGGTTGATCATAATCTGGATAACCTCACTGAGTATGCAATTGCTTACTACCAAAACTTGCTCGAGAAGTATGGTAAAGGAAGGGAACGTAAAACTGAGATAACAAACTTCGATACAATCAATGTTACGGTAGTCGCAGCAAACAATGCGAAACTCTATGTGAATCGCAAGGATGGATTTGTAGGATACGGACTAAAGAAAGATGAATTTGTGAGTGACTGCTCAGATATCGATGACATCATCGCTTTTACTGGAGATGGTAAATGTGTTGTGACGCGTATTCAGGACAAAACATTTGTTGGAAAGGATATTCTATATGCAGGAGTGTTTAAGAAGAACGATGAGCGCATGGTCTATAATCTTGCGTATTTGGATGCAGGATCAGGAAAGACATATGTGAAACGTTTTCAGGTACTATCAGTCACAAGAGACAGGGAGTATGATCTGACAAAAGGAGCTAAAGGATCTAAGGTGCTATATTTTACTGCCAACCCAAATGGCGAGGCAGAATTGGTGACGGCTTCACTTACACAATCAAGCTCAGCTAGAAAGAAAATATTTGATTTTGACTTCTCTGAATTGGAAATCAAAGGAAGAGGAGCCGGAGGTAATATCCTTACTAAATACCCCGTTAGAAAGGTTGTCCTTAAAGAAGAAGGAAAATCAACCCTTGGGGGTGTTGATATCTGGTATGACCCGACAATTGGTAGGCTGAATAGAGAGGATCGAGGAGATCTCTTAGGCAACTTTATGTCTGAGGATCAAATTGCAGTTTTCTATAAAGATGGAAATTATGAAACCACGTCATTTGAACTCACCAATCATTATGATTTTAATAATGTGATGGGCATATATAAGCTTGAAAGTGATACTTCTTTTAATGCCATTCATTACGATGGAGAGTCGAAAACATTCTATGTCAAACGATTTATTATTGAGACCAATACCCCAGATAAGAAATTCCCATTTGTCACAGAAGCGAGAAGTTCCAAGCTTGTTTTTATATCCAAAGGAATAGAAACGGACGTTGAGGTGACTTACAAGGAAGGAAGAAAGCATGAGAAGAAAAAGTTGGATTTGATGAGTCTGATTGATATTAAGGGATGGAAAGCCATTGGAAATAAGCTACCTGTGCAACAAGTTATCTCTGTAGATCTTATCAAAGACGAAAAGCCTGAACCAATAATTGATTTAGATGCAATTAAAGACACGATAAAAATTGAAATAGAAGAGGAAGATGAAGAGAACCAATTAGGTCTCTTTGGAGAGAAGAAAGAATGA